In the genome of Streptomyces sp. NBC_00259, the window CTCTTGCGTGTCGGGGAGGGCCACGGTCACCCGTGCCGGGATGCTGGGGCCGTGAACACCGCTGTCGCGGTGCCGGCCGCCCTGCTCTCCGCACTCACCTTCGGAGTCGCGTCCGTGCTCCAGCAGCAGGCGGCGAGCGAGGCGCCCGCCTGGGAGTCACTGCGGCTGCGGCTGGTGCTCGACCTGGCCCGCCGGCCGAAATGGCTGGCGGGCATGGGCCTGACCATCGCCTCCTACGCACTGCTCGGCCTCGCCCTCGCCTATGGCCCACTGGTCCTGGTCCAGCCGCTCGCCGCCACCGATCTCGTCTTCGCCCTGCCTCTGCTCGCCTGGCGCCGCAGCCTGCCCCTGACGCGTCGGGAGGGGGCGGGCATCGCGTGCACAGCTGGGGGCGTTGCCGCGTTCCTGACGGTCCTGCCACCGTCTCCCGCGGGGTCGGAGGTTCTGGCGTGGCACGCGTGGCTGCCGGTACTCGCGGCCGTCGGCGGCACGGTGGCGGTGCTGGCTCCGGTCGGGCGCAGAAGCCGGGCGACGACGCGGACTGCCCTGTACGCGACCTGTGC includes:
- a CDS encoding DMT family transporter yields the protein MNTAVAVPAALLSALTFGVASVLQQQAASEAPAWESLRLRLVLDLARRPKWLAGMGLTIASYALLGLALAYGPLVLVQPLAATDLVFALPLLAWRRSLPLTRREGAGIACTAGGVAAFLTVLPPSPAGSEVLAWHAWLPVLAAVGGTVAVLAPVGRRSRATTRTALYATCAALLFALLDSLTKSAAGRFRADGLGALAHWEPYALLAVGVTALVFSQSAYQAGSLAISLPIIDTLEPIGAVLIGVAVFGEQLASSTWALAVQAVGAATAVLGIVLLDRSPLART